A part of Numenius arquata chromosome 16, bNumArq3.hap1.1, whole genome shotgun sequence genomic DNA contains:
- the RFC5 gene encoding replication factor C subunit 5 isoform X1 — MARAGGANLPWVEKYRPQALSELVSHRDILSTVQRFISEDRLPHLLLYGPPGTGKTSTILACAKQLYREREFGSMVLELNASDDRGIDIVRGPILSFASTRTIFKKGFKLVILDEADAMTQDAQNALRRVIEKFTENTRFCLICNYLSKIIPALQSRCTRFRFGPLTPELMVPRLQHVIQEEGVDVTEDGMKALVTLSSGDMRRALNILQSTTMAFGKVTEENVYTCTGHPLKSDIANILDWMLNQDFSTAYRKITELKTLKGLALQDILTEIHLFVHRGRASWGQLPGGPGRDNCVPPPLAHGDTYHLLLSAVDFPPSVRIQLLIKMADIEYRLAAGTSEKIQLSSLIAAFQVTRDLIVAEA; from the exons ATGGCGCGAGCGGGTGGCGCGAACCTGCCGTG GGTGGAGAAGTACCGGCCGCAGGCGCTGTCGGAGCTGGTGTCTCACCGGGATATCCTCAGCACCG tgcAGCGGTTCATCAGTGAGGATCggctcccccacctcctcctctatGGCCCCCCCGGGACGGGTAAGACCTCCACCATCCTGGCCTGCGCCAAGCAGCTCTACCGGGAGCGGGAATTCGGCTCCATGGTGCTGGAG CTCAACGCCTCCGATGACCGGGGCATCGACATCGTCCGAGGGCCGATCCTGAGCTTTGCCAGCACCAGGACCATCTTTAA GAAAGGCTTCAAGCTCGTCATCCTGGATGAAGCCGACGCCATGACCCAGGATGCTCAGAACGCCCTGAGGCGAG TGATCGAGAAGTTTACCGAAAACACCCGGTTTTGCCTCATCTGCAACTACCTCTCCAAGATCATCCCCGCCTTGCAGTCCCGCTGCACGCGATTCCGCTTCGGCCCCCTCACCCCGGAGCTGATGGTCCCCCGGCTGCAGCACGTCATACAGGAGGAGGG GGTGGATGTGACCGAGGACGGGATGAAGGCTCTGGTGACGCTCTCCAGCGGTGACATGCGCAGAGCCCTCAATATCTTGCAG agcaccACCATGGCCTTCGGGAAGGTGACGGAGGAGAACGTCTACACCTGCACGGGGCACCCCCTCAAGTCTGACATCGCCAACATCCTCGATTGGATGCTGAACCAGGACTTCTCCACCGCCTACCGCA AAATCACGGAGCTGAAGACGCTGAAGGGCTTGGCCCTGCAGGACATCCTCACCGAGATCCACCTCTTTGTGCACAGAGGTAGGGCTTCGTGGGGCCAGCTCCCGGGTGGCCCTGGGAGGGAcaactgtgtcccccccccgctaGCCCACGGTGACACATACCATCTCCTTCTTTCTGCAGTTGACTTCCCACCCTCGGTCCGCATCCAGCTGCTGATCAAGATGGCAGACATCGA gtACCGGTTGGCTGCTGGGACCAGTGAAAAGATTCAGCTGAGCTCCCTCATCGCGGCTTTCCAAGTCACCAGGGACTTGATCGTGGCCGAAGCCTGA
- the RFC5 gene encoding replication factor C subunit 5 isoform X2, which translates to MARAGGANLPWVEKYRPQALSELVSHRDILSTVQRFISEDRLPHLLLYGPPGTGKTSTILACAKQLYREREFGSMVLELNASDDRGIDIVRGPILSFASTRTIFKKGFKLVILDEADAMTQDAQNALRRVIEKFTENTRFCLICNYLSKIIPALQSRCTRFRFGPLTPELMVPRLQHVIQEEGVDVTEDGMKALVTLSSGDMRRALNILQSTTMAFGKVTEENVYTCTGHPLKSDIANILDWMLNQDFSTAYRKITELKTLKGLALQDILTEIHLFVHRVDFPPSVRIQLLIKMADIEYRLAAGTSEKIQLSSLIAAFQVTRDLIVAEA; encoded by the exons ATGGCGCGAGCGGGTGGCGCGAACCTGCCGTG GGTGGAGAAGTACCGGCCGCAGGCGCTGTCGGAGCTGGTGTCTCACCGGGATATCCTCAGCACCG tgcAGCGGTTCATCAGTGAGGATCggctcccccacctcctcctctatGGCCCCCCCGGGACGGGTAAGACCTCCACCATCCTGGCCTGCGCCAAGCAGCTCTACCGGGAGCGGGAATTCGGCTCCATGGTGCTGGAG CTCAACGCCTCCGATGACCGGGGCATCGACATCGTCCGAGGGCCGATCCTGAGCTTTGCCAGCACCAGGACCATCTTTAA GAAAGGCTTCAAGCTCGTCATCCTGGATGAAGCCGACGCCATGACCCAGGATGCTCAGAACGCCCTGAGGCGAG TGATCGAGAAGTTTACCGAAAACACCCGGTTTTGCCTCATCTGCAACTACCTCTCCAAGATCATCCCCGCCTTGCAGTCCCGCTGCACGCGATTCCGCTTCGGCCCCCTCACCCCGGAGCTGATGGTCCCCCGGCTGCAGCACGTCATACAGGAGGAGGG GGTGGATGTGACCGAGGACGGGATGAAGGCTCTGGTGACGCTCTCCAGCGGTGACATGCGCAGAGCCCTCAATATCTTGCAG agcaccACCATGGCCTTCGGGAAGGTGACGGAGGAGAACGTCTACACCTGCACGGGGCACCCCCTCAAGTCTGACATCGCCAACATCCTCGATTGGATGCTGAACCAGGACTTCTCCACCGCCTACCGCA AAATCACGGAGCTGAAGACGCTGAAGGGCTTGGCCCTGCAGGACATCCTCACCGAGATCCACCTCTTTGTGCACAGAG TTGACTTCCCACCCTCGGTCCGCATCCAGCTGCTGATCAAGATGGCAGACATCGA gtACCGGTTGGCTGCTGGGACCAGTGAAAAGATTCAGCTGAGCTCCCTCATCGCGGCTTTCCAAGTCACCAGGGACTTGATCGTGGCCGAAGCCTGA